CAATCTGGACACAGATGTACGTGTACAGACAGCTTTATTTGGCCATGATGCCACTCAGGGTTGAAAACATACCATaactttgttttttaattgctaGATTTTTCCATAAATCCCTGTTGGGAAGATTTTTTCCAACCAAGATTTTATAAAACCTGGTAATTTTGAGAAACTTTACAGCACTTGACACTGTATATTTGGCCGCTGTCACTCCAGGATCTTCTCCCGAGTGTCGGGCAGCTTGGTGGCCAGCAGGCCTCCGCACACTAGGGAGGCAAACGCCAGGAAAATGGGGACGATCTTGGTAATGCCGATGAACTTGGCAAAGATAAAGCTGCCAATGATGGCCGCCAGTTTACAGGAGCCGTTCAGCACCCCGAACGCTGTGCATCTGAGGAAGaaaacagggagggagagagatgtcaGGCTGGATGTCAGCGGCTCACACTCCACTCCTTGTACCCCACGTTGGGGCGCTAAATGTCACTTAGCAACGACAAGGATGGAAACGTTAAAGCAACTGTTACTCAGACTACAGGCTGGCAGTATTCATTGAGGTTTCATGAGGATTGTGATCGGGGTTGTGTAGACCTTTTAGCAGAGGGGTAGACCTCTACGGTGATGACTTCCAGGCCATTCCAGGCCGCCACACTGGTGGCGTAGAACAGACACTGACAACAGATAACAGCCCCCTGATTAAAGCTCAGCAGCAGGAGGAACGTGCCGACAGACGAGATTAGCATAGAACCAcctggaggagagagacacaggagaaaagaggagcGAGGAGAGAGGATCGGGACGgatgggagagacaggggagagagagaggagagtgtgtagagagacagaggaggaaagagagcgAGGAGAGATGAGAGGTACAGATgggagagggtagagagagatgagagagagagagatgagagagagatgagagagagagagatgagagagagagagatgagagagagatgagagagagagagatgagagagagagagatgagagagagatgagagagagatgagagagagagagatgagagagagagagatgagagagagagagagagagagagagagcgtggaGATTGtgtagagagggaaagagatcacATGGTATTAGAGGTTTGTTCATTGACTATTTTCTGGCAGAGTTACACACTTGTCTTGTCTTCCCCTCACCTATAATTTTGATCCTTCCCAACTTGTCCATGAAGAGAGCTGACACAATGTTGCCCGGCAATGTAGCAAGGCTTCCCAGGAAGCTAACCATGTAGATGACAATGTCATTCTCCTCCTGGAAGTTAAGATGACAGCCTTTCTTCGGATGGAGGAATGTAGCATTCTCCATCCGACAGTCTTTAAACTTGGAGTCTTCCCAAAGATCTACGAGTCACAGAGCACAGCAAACATTTGAtgatggggaatcttgtgatctacacacattggccctcatttatcaaaagtgcgtacaccaaatttccagcgtatacctggcgtacacccaaaaccacggtgactttgagatttatcaatatggacgttggcgtacggcactctcaaatcctacgccagctcaggaggtggtgtacgcacgttttgagttagtgcggaaatgcgcaggaaaaaaaatcctaacgtactgacaaactaaaagatatgatatattatgacccactgtaaaaaaaaaacaacaacataattacaaacttcagtgtttatttttgtgcaacatggacttcaaggtttaatttgtgtgactttccaaagcatttgatttatatgtattccttcagatgcgagcctgtgcgctttacatgacgtttcagggttaggcccggcagttgcgcacagACTGGGTTCCGTAATAAaagacattcttcttctaaataacaataaacgtcattaataataaatatcatgaaataataagacgaatattacaaattgtcatgcaattattaatgtgaatgaatggtactccacatcacatcatcatcttttattccgctttttaaactgcaaaatgaaacaattttatttatttctacctccctggtgatcgtctcaatctccacgtcagagaagtttctcttttttgccgtcttccgtgtgtccatggcgtaaaatgagggcgtgggggaaacggagacttgaatatatgagggcgtgttattctaatgacgatcgttttcagccacAGCATTTATCAAAGGCAGGTATtgtgtacacctggattttaaaggtacgcacagattcataaatcaggcggtgagagtagtgtaagcaaaatcttacgccaacatatacgcccgtttctacgcaagaatgataaatgagggccattgtgttcAGAGCACATACATCAAATTATTATCTGGAAAACTTTATAGAGACGTTCAGTGGCTAAGGTCATGATTCTGTGGTCCCAATATGGAAGTTGAATCGAGAAGATGTTGTTTGATTTGTGAGAATCCCTCAATGGGGTTCCACATCAGATAGAACCCCCACCTGTGTTGTAGAACACTGTGTTCTTGATGGTGCAGTTCTCGAAGTAGGTGTTGGTCGACTTTATATCCTCAAAGTAACAGTTCTCAAACAGGGAGTCTTCAAACTTCACTGACTTTATCTCTATGTTCATGAATCTACAGGAGAGATAGCACAAAGCATTTAGTGAATATTAGCAGCCCTAATCATGTGGGAACAACAATCATGTGGTCGCCCCGTTCAACAGGCCAATCTCTTCCAGAAACCCATTGTCTTAGAAAGTAATCTTCATCTGCAAAGGACCTCAACCTATATCAGATATATCCCCGGTAGTCACAATTGTTAACCAACAAATCAGGAATAAGTCGGTCAAAAGTAGCGTACTAAATTGGAAATAGGGTGGTCTTAAATAGTGTACTGTATAAAGAACAAGCGGTTGtaaagtagtggactatatagggaatagggtggtcttAAATAGTGTACTGTATAAAGAACAAGCGGTTGtaaagtagtggactatatagggaatagggtggtcttAAATAGTGTACTGTATAAAGAACAAGCGGTTGtaaagtagtggactatatagggaatagggtggtcttAAATAGTGTACTGTATAAAGAACAAGCGGTTGtaaagtagtggactatatagggaatagggtggtcttAAATAGTGTACTGTATAAAGAACAAGCGGTTGTAAAGTAGTGgcctatatagggaatagggtggtcttAAATAGTGTACTGTATAAAGAACAAGCGGTTGtaaagtagtggactatattgagaatagggtgctatttacGGAGCAGATGATGACCTACTTGTCATGGATGTATTCTCCTTCTTTGTGGATCTGGTTGACCAGGGAGAAGTTAAAGTGGAATCTCTCCACTCGTTCTCGGTGAAAGAGCTTGACCTTAGATTCGTACTCCTCATATTGCATGTACTTGATCATGTCTGGAAACCACACTGACAGGCCGTGGTAGCTGGGGAACAGGAACAGAGCTCTTCGATCTCAAACAGTGACAAATACATATGGGCCATCGGCTATCAGGTGGTTTAACTTGCAACtgtcagcctcttctaaccaaTTCCTGAGTTTAGATATGGAACAGACTGCTTGTGCCTCACCTGAAGGCCATGGTGAACCAGATGATGGCCAAGAACAGGCCCTGGAGTCTGAGGTCAGGTGCTGCCAGGGACATGATGTTCTGCATCACCTGGAGACATGGAGACAACAGGCACTCATCGATACAGGTAGACTCACATCAGCCCTCCTGTTAGCAGCAACTTGCTAACATCTTGAATTATGCTCTGATGTTTTGGCTGTTGAACATTTGACCAGCATTGTGTGATTGGTTGCAACTGTTTGACCAGCATTGTGTGATTGGCTGTTAACTGTTTCATCCACGTTGTGTGATTGGCTGCAACTGTTTGACTAGGGTTGCTTGATTGATTGTTACTTCTTTGATTAGGGCTGCATGATTGGCTGTGCCCTGTTTGACTAGCATTGCGTGATTGGCTGTAAACTGTTTGATCAGTGTTGTGTGATTGGCTGTTAACTGTTTGATTCACGTTGTGTGATTGGCTGTTACCTGTTTGACTAGCGTCATGTGTCTGACAGTCCAGCGCTGGAAGGCAGTACCAGTGTCACTCTGGATCTCTATGAACTCATCGTCTTGGTTCTTAGGTGTGGTGATGTTAGAGACCtaacaaacattaaaataaggttaaaaattatttataaGCAACATCGATGAACAACATCACTTATAAACGTAATCTATAAACTATATCATCCATATACTACATAATCTAAAAACAGTATCACATGAATCAGGTTATAACTACAGTATAATATATAAACCATATGTCTATAAAATCTATAAAACATGGTATATAGACAATATCATCTATATAACCTAGAAACCATTTATTATAGTGTCTTAGTGTCTGATCTAGTGCCTTGATCTTAGGCGAGCAAACAAAGAAGACATAATCTTCCTTGTGTATGGCCAATATGGGTGTATTGAAATGATGGAGTCAACTGTTTAGTGTTGTCAGGTCTATTGGTGAACTCACAGTGAATACTCTCTCTGGTTCTCCCTTGGCCTTCCAGTTGGTATCATGGACCTGTCTCAGAATCATCCAGGCCTCATCATGTCTCGCATTCTGATAGAGATAAAGAGACAGTTGTCAGTCAACAGTACACCACTTTATTACCGTAATGATACTGTAAAACACAGAGTTACTGTAATACATCAAACTACCGTAATATTGTAGTATATTTAGTCACTATAATACTGTGAAAAAATTACTGTAATACATCTAGTTACTGTGATACGTCAAACtactgtaatactgtaataTAGTCACTCTCCTACTGTAGAAAATCTAATTACGGTAATACATCTAGTTACTGTAGTACATCTGCCTTCTGTAATACTATGAAATAACTAGATAGtataatattgtaatataatATGCCTTGTACTAGAGGTTTAGAGTCTTAGAGGGGAGAATACCATTACAACTCACTGTGAAACAACACAGCAGTGTGATTTAGTTGGTTATTTCGGGAAGCAGGATTCAAGCACCTGCTGCTTAGTCATCATAATATCAACACTGACAACCTGATGCTTAcggaacacatacacacatgcacatacacgctaagacacgcacacacacatacacactaaaacacacacacacgtttgctACCTCTAGAAGGAACCGTGGGCTCTCAGGCATGAAGACCAGGCCAACGAGGGCAATGATGGCAGGAAACATGCAGACCAGGATGAAGATTCTCCAGCTGTGGATCTGATACTCTGACCCGAGACTGAATCCCCAACCTGTAGGATGACACCAGGTACAACGgttaggttaaagttagggttagggttaaggaaCATGGAATTTTAGCTTTCACATACtcacaatgtgtttgtgtgtatgtgtgcatgtgttttttgtgtgtgtgtatgtgtgcgtatgtgctagtgtgcgtgcatgtttgtgtaCCATAGTGGGGGATGACTCCCCAGGCTGTAAATGAGGCATACAACCCTCCGAACATCCAGAACATGCAGAGCCAGCTCAGGTGTTCACCTCTCTTGTCCATCTGGAGAAACTCTGCGAAGTAGGTGTACACGATGGGAATGGTCCCTCCAATTCTGGTGAGAACATTCAAGAGACACCGTGAAGTGTTAACCTGACTATTACATAGTGTGATTGTGGTAGAAGGAGCCTGTTGAAccacagagggggggggggctgttctGCAGATGTTTCCTCACTAGCGTGGCACAGGACTCATTGACATCCTGAACACATAGAAGCCCCTGATGTTCTCCTCTCCCCACACCCTGGTGTGAGCGTATGGCTGTGGTTCATGGACAGTTCTGGACAGTGGAATCCCCAGGGAAGAGGGTGACGTCTGGGAAGGAGACATCCATCGTGACCACGGCCCGACCCAGGGTGTGCACCAGACAGCGAGCCCGAGGTCACGATCACCGAAGGCGTGTCTCCGTGCAAGGTTTTATGAGGTGAGAAGGTGTTGGCACTGACTAGTACACCACAACATCGGGGACTTCCTGATTGCTTTTAACTGGCTGTAGGAACATTTCATTGGCCGGTCTGCCAGCCAATCACACagactgtttgtttttgtcctaCAGTTTCCTACATCCATTCCTGTtcactcttcatctctctctctctctctttctatttttctttccattcctctAACCATCCCTCAACCCCGGAGTAGACAGAGTGTTGAGCCTCACCCAAAGCCGGAGCAGAACCTGAAGAAGATGAAGAATCCATATCCTTGCGCAAAGCAAGAGAGGAAGCTGAAGACACAGTCGATGGCCAGACAGAAGATCAGACACTTCCTACGACCCATCTTATCTGCCAGCCCCCCCCATACCAACGCCCCCACCATCATTGACACATACACCAGCAGACCTGCAACCAacggggaaagagagagagttcaGTTCAGGGCTGGGTCATTCTACATCAGGTCAGTCAGACTAGGGCTGGGTCATTCTACATCAGGTCAGTCAGACTAGGGCTGGGTCATTCTACATCAGGTCAGTCAGACTAGGGCTGGGTCATTCTACATCAGGTCAGTCAGACTAGGGCTGGGTCATTCTACATCAGGTCAGTCAGACTAGGGCTGGGTCATTCTACATCAGGTCAGTCAGACTAGGGCTGGGTCATTCTACATCAGCTCTGTAAACATTACCTCCTTAATGGATAGGGATGTGAACATTATCTCCTTAATGGATAGGGATGTAAACATTACCTCCTTAATGGATATCGATGTGAACATTACCTCCTTAATGGATATCGATGTGAAAATTACCTCCTTAATGGATAGGGATGTAAACATTACCTCCTTAATGGATAGGGATGTAAACATTACCTCCTCAATGGATAGGGATGTAATCTTTACCTCCTTAATGGATTGGGATGTGAACATTACCTCCTCAATGGATAGGGATGTAAACATTACCTCCTTAATGGATAGGGATGTAAACATTACCTCCTTAATGGATAGGGATGTGAACATTACCTCCTTAATGGATAGGGATGTAATCTTTACCTCCTTAATGGATTGGGATGTGAACATTACCTCCTTAATGGATAGGGATGTAAACATTACCTCCTTAATGGATAGGGATGTAAACATTACCTCCTTAATGGATAGGGATGTAAACATTACCTCCTTAATGGATAGGGATGTGAACATTACCTCCTTAATGGATAGGGATGTGAACATTACCTCCTTAATAGATTGGAACGTGAATATTACTTACTAAATGGATACAGATGTGAACAATCTACCAATAAAATATTCTTATTTCTATTTGGAAAGACGTTCTGCCAAGGATTAGATGAAGGACTTTGCATTCAAATTCAATAATACTGagtataataaaaatacaatatgtattgtattttgtatagCATGTAACGTACACTTTTTTTATCTGTGAAATTTTCCTCATCAGTAGCCAGATAACAAAGGACAACATCCTTTGACCAACCGACTACAGTACCTTGTCAGACCCTTTCAGACCGTGGCAGATCCTGTCAAAACCTGTAAGATCATTTCAGACCCTGATAGATCCTGTTAGAACCTACAAGATCATTTCAGATCCTCTCAGATCCTGTAAGATTCTTTCAGACCCAGTCAGACCCTGTAAGATCCTATGAGACCCTGTCAGATCATGTAAGATAATTTCAGACCCTGTAAGATCATTTCAGACCCTATAAGATCCTTTCAGACCCTATCAGATCCTTTCAGACCCTGTCAGACCCTTTAAGATCCTTTCAGACCCTGTAAGATCCTTTCAGACCCTGTCAGACCCTTTAAGATCCTTTCAGACCCTGTAAGATCATTTCAGACCGTATAAGATCCTTTCGGACTCTGTCAGACCCTATAAGATCCTTTCAGACCCTGTAAGATCTTGTCAGACCCTATCAGACCCTGTAAGATCATTTTAAACCCTGCGAGATCCTCTCAGACCCTGTCAGTCTCTTTCAGATCCTCTATGATAATTTCAGAACCTGTAAGATCCTTTCAGAACCTGTCAGTCTCTTTCAGATCCTCTAAGATAATTACAGACCCTGTCAGACCTTGTCAGACCTCATCAGACCCTATAAGATCATTTCAAACCCTGTAAGATCCTTTCAGACCCAGTCAGTCTCTTTCAGATCCTGTCAGACACTCACAGATCACTCAGACTATCAGACATGCTACAGTATCTAGGTCTTACTCTCTATCCAGTGTTTTTTACTACATCCCTAATTACGGAGGAGTAAGCAGCTTATCTTACACTAACAGCACATGTTGCTATGGTATGTTGCTATGGGGTGCTGTCCGTGCATTTTCCCTAGGATTAGCATCTCTCCAAACGCTATCTAGAGATGTCCTTCCATCAGGTCAAATACTAGGCCTCCATCTATGTAGCGACGTCCTTCCATCAGGTAAAATACTAGGCCTCCATCTATCTAGCGACATCCTTCCATCAGGTCAAATACTAGGCCTCCATCTATCTAGCGACGTCCTTCCATCAGGTCAAATACTAGGCCTCCATCTATCTAGCGACGTCCTTCCATCAAGTCAAATACTAGGCCTCCATGATGGTGGTTTGGTTGTCAGGGTCTGGTTGTCAGTGTCTGCTGGTAAGGGTCTGGTTGTCAGGGTCTGGTAGCCAGGGTCTGGTTGTCAGGGTCTGGTAGCCAGGGTCTGGTTTTCGGGGTCTGGTAGTTGAGGTCTGGTAGCTGGGGTCTAGTTGTCGGGGTCTGGTAGTTGGGGTCTGGTTGTCAGGGCCTTAATGATAGGGTCTGGTTGTCAGGGTTTGGTTGTCAGGGCCTTAATGATAGGGTCTGGTTGTCAGGGTCTGGTTGTCAGGGCCTTAATGATAGGGTCTGGTTGACAGGGTCTGGTAGTTGGGGTCTGGTTGTCGGGGCCTTAATGATAGGGTCTGGTTGACAGGGTCTGGTAGTTGGGGTCTGGTTGTCGGGGCCTTAATGATAGGGTCTGGTTGTCAGGGTCTGGTTGTCAGGGCCTTAATGATAGGGTCTGGTTGACAGGGTCTGGTTGTCAGGGTCTGGTAGTCGGGGTCTGGTAGTTGGGGTCTGGTTGTCGGGGTCTGGTTGTCAGGGCTTGGTT
This sequence is a window from Esox lucius isolate fEsoLuc1 chromosome 17, fEsoLuc1.pri, whole genome shotgun sequence. Protein-coding genes within it:
- the sv2ba gene encoding synaptic vesicle glycoprotein 2Ba, encoding MDEPWQNNVSQQGTEIPAYGEGGGQQYPYQTDFPQPEGGVDEDARSDVTEGHDEDVEAMYEGEYQGIPHPDEIKAAQRAARAEARKKARQAAAATEEEDLAEQYENIMEDCGHGRFQWTLFLVLGMALMADGVDGFVVGFVLPSAEKDMCLSNANKGMLGLLVYVSMMVGALVWGGLADKMGRRKCLIFCLAIDCVFSFLSCFAQGYGFFIFFRFCSGFGIGGTIPIVYTYFAEFLQMDKRGEHLSWLCMFWMFGGLYASFTAWGVIPHYGWGFSLGSEYQIHSWRIFILVCMFPAIIALVGLVFMPESPRFLLENARHDEAWMILRQVHDTNWKAKGEPERVFTVSNITTPKNQDDEFIEIQSDTGTAFQRWTVRHMTLVKQVMQNIMSLAAPDLRLQGLFLAIIWFTMAFSYHGLSVWFPDMIKYMQYEEYESKVKLFHRERVERFHFNFSLVNQIHKEGEYIHDKFMNIEIKSVKFEDSLFENCYFEDIKSTNTYFENCTIKNTVFYNTDLWEDSKFKDCRMENATFLHPKKGCHLNFQEENDIVIYMVSFLGSLATLPGNIVSALFMDKLGRIKIIGGSMLISSVGTFLLLLSFNQGAVICCQCLFYATSVAAWNGLEVITVEVYPSAKRCTAFGVLNGSCKLAAIIGSFIFAKFIGITKIVPIFLAFASLVCGGLLATKLPDTREKILE